One Deltaproteobacteria bacterium RBG_16_64_85 DNA window includes the following coding sequences:
- a CDS encoding NADH oxidoreductase (quinone) subunit F, with protein sequence METVLTTHFADEQYRRVDRYLELGGYEALRKALSTPKEQIVEEVKKANLRGRGGAGFPAGVKWGFLPKDLSRPRVLVVNADEGEPGTFKDRQIMAKAPHLLLEGIAIASYAMTIHVSYIYIRGEFVREAKILEDAIAEAYAKGFLGKNLLGSGFDLDVTVHRGAGAYICGEETSLLNSLEGKRGWPRIKPPFPASVGAFGLPTIVNNVETIADVPWIVANGGEKFASLGVEKNGGTRLIGVSGPVNRPGVYELSAGVLLREVIYTHAGGLKDGKALKAVIPGGSSTPVLRPDEIDVTFDIESMGKIGTMPGSGGVIVIAEGTCMVRALSVLMKFYAHESCGQCTPCREGTGWLAKVVGRIENGQGREGDLELVLDVCDNMMGRTICPLADAAVMPAQSFIWKFREEFDRHIRDQKCPFGNRF encoded by the coding sequence ATGGAAACGGTCCTCACCACCCATTTCGCCGACGAGCAATACCGCCGCGTCGACAGGTACCTGGAGCTCGGCGGGTACGAGGCGCTGCGGAAGGCGCTCTCCACCCCTAAGGAGCAGATTGTCGAGGAGGTCAAGAAGGCGAACCTGCGCGGCCGGGGCGGCGCCGGCTTCCCGGCTGGGGTGAAGTGGGGATTCCTCCCGAAGGACCTCTCCCGCCCGCGGGTCCTGGTGGTCAACGCGGACGAGGGGGAGCCGGGGACGTTCAAGGACCGGCAGATCATGGCCAAGGCGCCGCACCTCCTCCTGGAGGGGATCGCGATCGCCTCCTATGCCATGACGATCCACGTCAGCTACATCTACATCCGGGGGGAGTTCGTCCGCGAGGCGAAGATCCTGGAGGACGCAATCGCCGAGGCGTACGCAAAGGGATTCCTGGGGAAGAATCTCCTGGGCTCCGGGTTCGACCTGGACGTTACCGTCCACCGCGGCGCGGGTGCCTACATCTGCGGCGAGGAGACCTCCCTTCTCAACTCGCTTGAGGGGAAGCGGGGATGGCCCCGGATCAAGCCGCCCTTCCCGGCCTCCGTCGGGGCGTTCGGCCTCCCCACGATCGTGAACAACGTGGAAACGATCGCGGACGTGCCGTGGATCGTCGCCAACGGGGGGGAGAAGTTCGCCTCCCTCGGGGTGGAGAAGAACGGCGGCACGCGCCTGATCGGCGTCAGCGGCCCCGTGAACCGGCCCGGCGTCTACGAACTGTCGGCGGGGGTGCTCCTGCGGGAGGTCATTTATACGCACGCCGGAGGGTTGAAGGACGGAAAAGCGCTCAAGGCCGTGATCCCGGGCGGATCGTCCACGCCGGTCCTGCGCCCGGACGAGATCGACGTGACGTTCGACATCGAGTCGATGGGGAAGATCGGAACGATGCCGGGGTCCGGCGGCGTCATCGTCATCGCGGAAGGCACCTGCATGGTCCGGGCCCTCTCGGTGCTGATGAAATTCTACGCGCACGAATCGTGCGGCCAGTGCACCCCGTGCCGGGAAGGGACCGGGTGGCTGGCGAAGGTCGTGGGCCGCATCGAGAACGGGCAGGGGCGGGAGGGGGACCTCGAGCTCGTCCTCGACGTGTGCGACAACATGATGGGGAGGACCATCTGTCCGCTGGCCGACGCGGCGGTGATGCCCGCCCAGTCGTTCATCTGGAAGTTCCGGGAAGAGTTCGACCGGCACATCCGGGACCAAAAATGCCCGTTCGGGAACAGATTCTAG
- a CDS encoding NADH dehydrogenase (quinone) subunit D, protein MAEIVGAQRGRGKLDLQAEPVILNIGPSHPATHATLRLVAELDGETILSLTPEFGYLHRCFEKESEDHTWTQVVTYTDRLNYVSPLMNNVGYAMAVEKLCGIEVTERCKYIRVLVCELSRIIDHMVCIGTNMVDLGALTNFWYFWKPREEVYMHLIEPLTGTRLTTGYTRIGGMQWDLPEGWAAKCRDICRNVILPAIADVNALLTKNRIFIERTMGVGPITAKDAIAMGFTGPCLRAAGVPLDLRKDETYLVYDRFDFDVPIGLKGDTCDRYMVRMEEMRQSVRIIEQALDQLPGGSVNIDDTRYLLPDKELVYTNIESLMQHFKNIMEGIRVPAGEVYSATEAANGELGYYIVSKGGGGPYKIKVRPPCFNMFQGMPLLCEGQMIADLIAVLGSVNIIAGELDR, encoded by the coding sequence ATGGCGGAAATCGTCGGAGCACAGAGGGGGCGCGGAAAGCTCGACCTTCAGGCCGAGCCGGTGATCCTGAACATCGGCCCCTCCCACCCCGCCACGCACGCTACGCTCCGGCTCGTCGCCGAGCTGGACGGGGAAACGATCCTCTCGCTCACCCCCGAGTTCGGCTACCTGCACCGGTGCTTCGAGAAGGAATCGGAGGACCATACCTGGACCCAGGTGGTCACGTACACCGACCGGCTGAACTACGTCTCCCCGCTGATGAACAACGTGGGATACGCGATGGCCGTGGAGAAGCTGTGCGGGATCGAGGTCACCGAGCGGTGCAAGTACATCCGCGTGCTCGTCTGCGAGCTCTCCCGGATCATCGACCACATGGTGTGCATCGGCACGAACATGGTCGACCTGGGGGCCCTCACGAACTTCTGGTACTTCTGGAAGCCGCGCGAAGAGGTCTACATGCACCTGATCGAGCCGCTGACGGGCACGCGCCTTACGACAGGGTACACCCGGATCGGCGGCATGCAGTGGGACCTGCCCGAAGGCTGGGCCGCGAAATGCCGGGACATCTGCCGGAACGTGATCCTGCCGGCGATCGCCGACGTGAACGCGCTGCTGACGAAGAACAGGATCTTCATCGAGCGGACGATGGGGGTGGGCCCCATTACCGCGAAGGACGCGATCGCGATGGGCTTCACGGGCCCGTGCCTCCGGGCGGCGGGAGTCCCCCTGGACCTGCGCAAGGACGAGACCTACCTCGTCTACGACCGGTTCGACTTCGACGTCCCCATCGGCCTGAAGGGCGACACGTGCGACCGGTACATGGTCCGGATGGAGGAGATGCGCCAGTCGGTGCGCATCATCGAGCAGGCGCTGGATCAGCTCCCAGGGGGCTCGGTGAACATCGACGACACCCGCTACCTCCTCCCGGACAAGGAGCTGGTCTACACGAACATCGAGTCGCTGATGCAGCACTTCAAGAACATCATGGAAGGGATCCGGGTCCCCGCCGGCGAAGTCTACTCGGCCACCGAGGCGGCCAATGGGGAGCTGGGATACTACATCGTCAGCAAGGGCGGCGGGGGTCCGTACAAGATCAAGGTCCGTCCCCCGTGCTTCAACATGTTCCAGGGGATGCCACTCCTTTGCGAGGGGCAGATGATCGCGGACCTCATCGCGGTATTGGGAAGTGTCAACATCATCGCGGGGGAGCTCGACCGGTGA
- a CDS encoding NADH dehydrogenase: MAEETKSPVLRKLTERFGDAIVSTHSDFGDDTALVRREKIVEICTFLRDDSDLLFDFAMDLTGVDYLGEIPRFEVVYHLYSLEKKHRVRIKARLPEEDPTIDSVVSVWPGINWYEREAYDMYGIVFRNHPNLKRILMYEAFVGHPLRKDYPKARRQPTVGPEE; this comes from the coding sequence ATGGCCGAAGAGACGAAAAGCCCGGTGCTGCGAAAGCTGACCGAGAGGTTCGGCGATGCGATCGTCTCGACGCACTCCGACTTCGGCGACGACACGGCCCTGGTCCGCCGGGAGAAGATCGTAGAGATCTGCACGTTCCTGCGCGACGACTCCGACCTGCTCTTCGACTTCGCGATGGACCTGACCGGGGTGGATTACCTCGGCGAGATCCCCCGGTTCGAGGTGGTCTACCACCTCTATTCCCTGGAGAAGAAGCACCGGGTGCGGATCAAGGCGCGCCTCCCCGAGGAGGACCCGACGATCGACTCCGTGGTTTCGGTGTGGCCGGGGATCAACTGGTACGAGCGCGAGGCGTACGACATGTACGGCATAGTCTTTCGCAACCACCCGAACCTCAAAAGGATTCTCATGTACGAGGCGTTCGTCGGACACCCGCTGCGGAAGGACTACCCAAAGGCCAGGCGGCAGCCCACCGTGGGGCCGGAAGAGTAA
- a CDS encoding NADH-quinone oxidoreductase subunit A: MLVIGVGMSVAFVFLSQALGPKRYDRVKYSVYECGVDPFTTASVRISVKFYLIAILFILFDLESAFIYPWAILFRQLGWFGFIEMGIFILILLAGLIYAWKKGALEWQ; the protein is encoded by the coding sequence ATGCTGGTGATCGGGGTGGGGATGTCGGTGGCGTTCGTCTTCCTCTCCCAGGCGCTGGGCCCCAAGCGATACGATCGGGTCAAGTACAGCGTCTACGAGTGCGGCGTCGATCCCTTCACAACCGCCTCGGTGCGCATCTCCGTGAAGTTCTACCTGATTGCCATTCTGTTCATCCTTTTCGACCTGGAGTCGGCGTTCATTTATCCGTGGGCGATCCTCTTCCGGCAGCTGGGATGGTTCGGCTTCATCGAAATGGGGATCTTCATCCTGATCCTGCTCGCGGGCCTCATCTATGCGTGGAAAAAGGGAGCGCTGGAATGGCAGTAG
- a CDS encoding oxidoreductase yields the protein MLSLMTFLPLAGGAIILCLPKGNDNLVKTIAAVASFLPVPLAIKLWVAFDPTVAGVNVANQFQFVERFSWIPSINVEYFMGADGISVPMLILTAIVSFLAVIGSWGIEKQIKGYMALFLLLETGMMGVFASLDFFLFYVFWEVMLLPMYFLIGIWGGPRREYAAIKFFLYTLLGSVLMLLVILALYFNTTNPETGGHTFNMLHYMQQSTHNGWLKGFDVRILLFIGLFIGFAIKVPLFPFHTWLPDAHVEAPTAISVILAGILLKMGTYGLMRISFPIFPDVTKWFVIPMAVLGVINIVYGALCAMAQSDLKKLVAYSSVSHMGFCLLGMAALTPAGMIGASFQMFSHGMITSMLFFLVGVVYDRAHHRDIDGFGGLGAVVPVYTFFVSVAFFASLGLPGFSGFVAEAMVFIGSFGVLKNFVIIGASGIIIVAAFHLWALQRVFLGPLNPKYAQLEEINAREIFCLTPLALMTLILGVYPMPVLNLMNTSLIKLVDIVKTVI from the coding sequence ATCCTGAGCCTGATGACGTTCCTCCCCTTGGCCGGCGGGGCGATCATCCTCTGCCTGCCGAAGGGCAACGACAATCTGGTCAAGACGATCGCCGCCGTGGCGTCGTTTCTCCCGGTCCCGCTGGCGATCAAGCTCTGGGTCGCGTTCGACCCAACGGTGGCCGGCGTGAACGTGGCGAACCAGTTCCAGTTCGTCGAGCGCTTCAGCTGGATCCCCTCGATCAACGTGGAGTACTTCATGGGGGCCGACGGGATCTCGGTGCCGATGCTCATCCTCACGGCGATCGTCTCCTTCCTGGCGGTGATTGGCTCCTGGGGGATCGAGAAGCAGATCAAGGGGTACATGGCGCTCTTCCTCCTGCTCGAGACCGGCATGATGGGCGTCTTCGCGTCGCTGGACTTCTTCCTGTTCTACGTCTTCTGGGAAGTGATGCTCCTGCCGATGTACTTCCTCATCGGGATCTGGGGAGGCCCGCGGCGCGAGTACGCGGCCATCAAGTTCTTCCTCTACACGCTGCTCGGTTCGGTCCTGATGCTCCTTGTCATCCTGGCGCTCTACTTCAACACGACGAACCCCGAGACGGGCGGGCACACCTTCAACATGCTCCATTACATGCAGCAGTCGACCCACAACGGGTGGCTGAAAGGATTCGACGTCCGGATCCTGCTGTTCATAGGCCTGTTCATCGGGTTCGCCATCAAGGTCCCTCTGTTCCCGTTCCACACGTGGCTCCCCGACGCCCACGTCGAGGCGCCGACGGCGATCTCGGTCATCCTGGCGGGGATCCTCCTGAAGATGGGGACGTACGGCCTGATGCGGATCTCCTTCCCGATCTTCCCGGACGTGACAAAGTGGTTCGTCATTCCGATGGCCGTCCTCGGGGTGATCAACATCGTCTACGGCGCCCTGTGCGCCATGGCGCAATCGGATCTCAAGAAACTGGTCGCCTATTCCTCGGTGAGCCACATGGGGTTCTGCCTCCTCGGGATGGCGGCGCTCACTCCGGCCGGGATGATCGGCGCCTCGTTCCAGATGTTCTCCCACGGCATGATCACGTCCATGCTCTTCTTCCTCGTCGGCGTCGTCTACGACCGGGCGCACCACCGCGACATCGACGGGTTCGGGGGACTGGGCGCCGTCGTGCCGGTTTACACCTTCTTCGTGAGCGTGGCGTTCTTCGCATCGCTCGGCCTGCCGGGTTTTTCCGGGTTCGTCGCCGAGGCGATGGTCTTCATCGGGTCGTTCGGCGTCCTCAAGAATTTTGTCATCATCGGCGCCTCCGGGATCATCATCGTCGCTGCGTTCCACCTCTGGGCGCTCCAGCGGGTCTTCCTGGGGCCGCTCAACCCCAAGTACGCCCAGCTCGAGGAGATCAACGCACGCGAGATCTTCTGCCTCACCCCGCTGGCGCTGATGACGCTGATCCTCGGGGTCTATCCGATGCCGGTGCTCAACCTCATGAACACCTCGCTCATCAAGCTCGTCGACATCGTGAAGACGGTGATCTAG